In Mucilaginibacter auburnensis, the genomic stretch CATACGGTGTCATAGACTGAATAATGGCCTCCACGTTTTTAAACGCATCGTCGCCAATTTCCACATCCTTCATCATTTTGCCAACGCCGGGTATCATCCCCATCAGATCTTTCATGTTACCCATTTTTTTGATCTGCTGTATCTGCCCGTAAAAGTCGTTAAAATCAAACTTGTTCTTGCGGATCTTCTTTTGGAGTTCTGCTGCCTGTTTTTCGTCAAACTGCTGTTGCGCACGTTCCACTAACGACACCACGTCGCCCATGCCTAAAATACGCGAAGCCATACGATCCGGGTGGAAAACGTCGATAGCGTCCATCTTCTCACCTGTACCAATAAACTTGATAGGCTTGTTTACTACCGATTTAATAGACAGCGCGGCACCACCACGGGTATCACCATCCAGCTTGGTTAAAACAACACCTGTAAAATCTAACCTGTCGTTAAACACCTTGGCGGTATTCACAGCATCCTGACCAGTCATGGAGTCCACCACAAATAAAATTTCCTGCGGATTTACAGCAGCTTTTACCTGCTCAATCTCCACCATCAGCGCCTCGTCAATTGATAAACGACCCGCGGTGTCAATGATCACTACGTTATATCCGTTCTGCTTAGCGTAGGCAACACCCTCTTTAGCAATAGCAATAGGATCTTTGCTTTCGCGATTAGTGTAAACCGCGGCACCAACTTGTCCGGCCAAAACCTCCAGTTGGTCAATAGCCGCGGGGCGATAAATATCATCAGCCACTAAAAGCGGCTTTTTATTTTTTTGTGTTTTTAAGTAATTGGCCAGCTTACCGGTAAATGTAGTTTTACCTGCACCGTTCAAACCGGCAATTAAAATTACGGTTGGCGATGCCTTTACATCAAGTTCAGCGGCAGTACCACCCATTAACTCAGCCAGCTCATCATTCATGAGTTTGGTGAGCAATTGCCCCGGCGATATGGAGGTTAATACATTATTACCAAGTGCCTTTTGCTTTACATCATCAGTAAAGGCTTTGGCTGTTTTATAGTTTACGTCGGCATCCAGAAGGGCTTTGCGTATCTCCTTCATGGTCTCTGCCACGTTTATTTCTGTAATTGTTCCCTGCCCCTTAAGTACCTTAAAGGCCCTGTCCAGCTTATCCGAAAGATTTTCAAACATTGTTATGCTCTCATTTAATTCCGCAAATTTATCATTTTGAGCGGGAAATAAGGCTTGCTGTGTTTTTTAGCTCATTTTAAATAGCAAAGGGCCTTTCGGCCCTTTTTACTATACATAATTACTGAGTAATTTACCTTCTTGGTGGAGTAGCGGGTGTAGTGCTGCTACCGTTGCCGCTTCCGGTTGAACCGTTGCTGCCATTACTTGTACCGCTGTTGCCACTACCGCTTGGCGTTGTTCCTGGCGTTGTGCCTGGCTGCGTACGGTTGGTGTTTGAACCGTTGTTGTTAGGCTCGGTTGGCTGCGTGGTGGTTGAACCGCTTGGGCGTGCATCTCTTGCGCCATCAGTAGTAGTACCACTGGTTGAGCCGTTAGAGCCAGGTCTGCCGTTTCTCATTTGCTCTGTGGTAGTGCTTTGTTTTTTTTTGTTGGTAGATGTTGTATCTGCCTTTCTGGTTTGTGCCGATGCCGTGCTTATGGCTAATGCACAAAACGCTGTTGTTGCTAAAACTGCTAACTTTTTCATAATGATAGATTTTAGCATAGACGACACAATGCCCATTCCAAAAGAAACTAATTCACCCAAAAAGAAAAAAACGGGTAGTTATCTGCGGCAACTACGGGAAACGGTACACAATACCTATAGCCATACCTTCGGTTCCCTGCACCTGTTTGGAGGTAGTTTTATCATAAAGGAAAGTGCCATTCAGTGTAAGGCTAATGAGCTTGTTCACTTTAGCCGTCAGGATAGCATCCACACGGTGCGTTACAAAATCTAACGATTTTTCGTAAGGAACAAATAGCGCGTAACGGGCATTAAGGTGAACGTTGGTCATGATATCCTTATCCAGTTGCGTAACAACCTGAAATGCCAGATCATTACGAAAGGTTTTACCAATTGGCACGCCATAGTTAGCCGGGTTGTTTCGGTATATGGTTGTATCCAGCACAAAAGTTTGGCGGGCGGTACCCGTACCAAAACGCATAGAGAACCAGGTGGCCGGCTTAAACTCAAAACCTATAGATTCGGTAAAATAACCCGGTGCCATAAAACGCGACAACAGCAGCGGTTGGGTTGTAGTTCCGCCTGATGGGTATTGGTAACCCCTGTCAAACTGCGACTCAAAACTCAAAGCGCCGAAAAAGAACCAGTGATCTGATAGTTTGGTGGCTATTTTATTATCAATAAAAATACGGTCGTTGGTTTTGCGTGAGCCCTGCCCCTTGTTTTTAGATATACCGTACAAAAAGTTGATCTCGGCCGTGTAGTTGAAAGGATCTTTTTTAT encodes the following:
- a CDS encoding DUF3078 domain-containing protein; amino-acid sequence: MPGKLLHIIFCGCMLFASAASAQNADTTKSNTTSIDTALLNRLRVFPRRNAIPVRTRPPQIRQVLIPVEMPDYALNYWRKSITMSVNFAQSAFTGNYAAGGVSAVALNSNFIYRTEYKKDPFNYTAEINFLYGISKNKGQGSRKTNDRIFIDNKIATKLSDHWFFFGALSFESQFDRGYQYPSGGTTTQPLLLSRFMAPGYFTESIGFEFKPATWFSMRFGTGTARQTFVLDTTIYRNNPANYGVPIGKTFRNDLAFQVVTQLDKDIMTNVHLNARYALFVPYEKSLDFVTHRVDAILTAKVNKLISLTLNGTFLYDKTTSKQVQGTEGMAIGIVYRFP
- the ffh gene encoding signal recognition particle protein, with the translated sequence MFENLSDKLDRAFKVLKGQGTITEINVAETMKEIRKALLDADVNYKTAKAFTDDVKQKALGNNVLTSISPGQLLTKLMNDELAELMGGTAAELDVKASPTVILIAGLNGAGKTTFTGKLANYLKTQKNKKPLLVADDIYRPAAIDQLEVLAGQVGAAVYTNRESKDPIAIAKEGVAYAKQNGYNVVIIDTAGRLSIDEALMVEIEQVKAAVNPQEILFVVDSMTGQDAVNTAKVFNDRLDFTGVVLTKLDGDTRGGAALSIKSVVNKPIKFIGTGEKMDAIDVFHPDRMASRILGMGDVVSLVERAQQQFDEKQAAELQKKIRKNKFDFNDFYGQIQQIKKMGNMKDLMGMIPGVGKMMKDVEIGDDAFKNVEAIIQSMTPYEKENPDTINQSRRNRIAKGSGTKLEEVNRLIKQFEDMRKVMKQMSNPAAMAAMMKRMPKM